A genome region from Anastrepha obliqua isolate idAnaObli1 chromosome 4, idAnaObli1_1.0, whole genome shotgun sequence includes the following:
- the LOC129244627 gene encoding lysosome membrane protein 2 has product MEKIEPQQNFNDIITYEETIQEYSIQCNDSKINSLNRKNSISLKKECNKGNGVQNQDLFGAVFELAGLKEKEGAKEFGTLILLGVMLLLFIISISGFFIMWFTEYYNNTMLSQIVLKNDSEIARNWMDPNPKYDTLLKVHIFNYTNIDKYLAGIDDKIKVEDIGPLTYKEHTTKVNVSFNQNHTVTFRDHRSYEFLAEKSSCGEFEKFVLPNVPLISASTKLENMNMFKKILAVKLINGINENAFKLLSAHELLWGYRDPIVSMDIGTGLTHFGLLMTRNGTSVDSLQINTGEDDIRKFSIITQFNGKPLLDFWSDDECNRIDGSDATMFPPHILDNREDLQVFLQVLCRKIPLHFEKEVTILNNIDALRYRTTLNVFSRPNENPENTCYCRNTQLCLPNGVINATKCYNGAPIFPSFPHFFSGDPEIYKDIEGIKPIQELHQTYADIHPRFAFPISGASRIQINIAVHKGPILRNKMDRIKEGTILPLIWIEITSGDFTDEIIDNLYISTFGLNAIQYALKYGTLFACIISFALIVGGFYNLTQKRRQHSVSVQSKTST; this is encoded by the exons at ggAGAAAATTGAACCACAACAAAACTTCAATGACATCATAACATATGAGGAAACAATTCAAGAATATTCTATACAATGCAATGACAGTAAAATTAATTCCTTAAATAGGAAAAATTCTATATCTTTAAAGAAGGAATGTAATAAAGGCAATGGAGTGCAGAATCAAGATTTATTTGGCGCCGTTTTTGAATTAGCTGGACTGAAAGAAAAAGAAGGCGCAAAGGAATTCGGAACATTAATAC TTCTGGGAGTAATGCTACTACTTTTTATCATAAGTATTAGTGGATTTTTCATCATGTGGTTCACAGAGTACTATAATAATACAATGCTTTCG cAAATAGTCTTAAAAAATGATTCCGAAATAGCTAGAAATTGGATGGACCCAAACCCTAAATATGACACATTACTGAAAGTgcatatattcaactatacaAACATAGATAAATATTTGGCTGGAATAGATGATAAAATCAAGGTGGAGGATATTGGGCCTTTAACATATAAAGAACATACAACAAAAGTAAACGTTTCGTTTAATCAAAATCATACCGTTACTTTTAGG gATCATAGGTCGTACGAATTCCTTGCTGAAAAATCTAGTTGCGGAGAATTCGAAAAATTTGTGCTTCCGAATGTTCCGCTCATAAGTGCGTCAactaaattggaaaatatgaatatgtttaaaaaaattttggcggtaaaattaattaatgggATTaacgaaaatgcttttaaacTTCTTAGCGCGCACGAACTTTTATGGGGCTATCGCGATCCCATAGTGTCTATGGATATTGGAACCGGCTTAACACACTTCGGTTTATTAATGACT CGAAACGGAACCAGTGTCGATTCTTTGCAAATAAATACGGGCGAAGACGACATTCGCAAATTTAGCATAATAACGCAATTTAATGGAAAACCCCTTTTGGATTTCTGGAGTGATGATGAATGCAACCGTATTGATGGTTCAGATGCAACAATGTTCCCACCTCATATCTTAGATAATAGAGAAGACTTGCAAGTTTTTCTACAAGTACTTTGCAGAAAAATTCCATTACATTTTGAGAAGGAGGTGACAATTCTTAATAACATTGACGCATTACGTTATCGCACCACATTGAATGTATTCTCTAGGCCAAATGAAAATCCAGAAAATACATGCTATTGTCGTAATACCCAGCTTTGTTTACCTAATGGAGTAATTAATGCTACAAAGTGCTACAATGGCGCGCCAATATTTCCCTCTTTTCCACATTTCTTCTCGGGTGACCCCGAAATTTATAAGGATATTGAGGGAATAAAACCCATACAGGAACTCCATCAAACATATGCCGATATCCATCCACGATTTGCATTTCCTATAAGTGGAGCATCCCGAATACAAATAAACATTGCAGTTCACAAGGGTCCAATTTTAAGAA aTAAAATGGATCGAATAAAAGAAGGAACCATCCTGCCGCTTATATGGATTGAAATTACGTCAGGTGACTTTACCGATGAAATTATTGATAACCTTTATATAAGCACATTTGGGTTAAATGCAATTCAGTATGCTTTGAAATACGGCACCTTGTTTGCTTGTATTATTTCATTTGCACTAATCGTTGGTGGATTTTATAACTTAACGCAAAAACGAAGGCAGCACTCGGTTTCAGTTCAGAGTAAAACTTCAACCTAA